The genomic DNA attattgatctgtcagttttcCTAtataattccctacttttcacactgacacagtatAAACCGCTCTAAAAGCtttactgtcatggtgcacagtcagtacacaacactatgctcatcatgtcttagcaggatgaGACAGCGAGGGAAGGCTAGCCTTTAGAGCgcaggtgaattttgcagtatattataaCAATCAGTGAATAGATACAAAGATCCATCTTGAGTTGATGGATAGGATACAGTCTgagatctgggaataatggtcatttcaattattgaaccattgactctattcttggataatataatgtataaatgtacactaAGGCAATTCttttgtcatgcctcatctgagcTGGCTACATTCTGGCAAAGACTGTGTTCTTTtgtctcagcatgtctacagattctcactttccctgtttttgtttgcttggaaatgttgatactggaggcTGTTAAaagaagaaactgtgtaaccatAGCATGTATAGCAGCTAAGAAATGAATTGACATAAATTGGAAGGTTGGTCATCCTCCCACAATGTCACAATGGATGGCAGAAATGCCAAATGatgtatcactagatttgatttattacaagattaagaGTATACTGCACAATGTTGATAAGGTCTGGGTACCTTATGGAATACTGTATGACAAATGGGGTCTGtaatgaaaacatttttttttagtcAGTcacaaaatatagatttttttatggCACACGAGACACCTATCTGATTTGCGCATGTCTCCGTGGATTAATCCATTGAGAGGCTGCGGGGAGGCCACCGTTCAAGAATATGGGGATTGTGGCTCTCTTCCTCCATATTCATTGTtgcataacttcattgtgtgcaTTGTTTGCCACCTCTATCAATACCCCATTAGAAATATCACCAGGAGGAGCCTACATTTACCATTAATTCACAATATTTCTAATCTGCAAAGTTTATTTGGTTACGGTAACTTAACATCTCAATGTCAGAGTGGATATTTGTTTTGCAGAACTCGTAACCTATGCTATACTTGTGAGAAATAcgtttttgtttatttaattCCATTTATGAGTTTTAGTATTTTGTTCATAGTTTTTTGTTTGAAACTCTCCTATCAATGTTTTTATTAAGTAAGGACTCACACCTGATTACTCATATAGAAGTacgactagtctacctggcctgcgtGCAAATGTGGGCCTATAAATGTGCTCATTATATATATCCATACTATTTCTGAATGTCTTATCTCACCAACACTAATGAGCTATGGAGCTTCTCAAAGGAATTTTTCTACACCTCAAACAGCTAGTAAACAAAGTCTGTTATTACAATCCGTTAAGAAAGACAATAGTTCCACAAAGTATTTGAAcaatatttccagctctctctcttttgATAACCACTCGGAATGAAAGGGACAAATGTAATGCtttgatccagtggaaacgtcataaaataactgacccagttgatagttgatacagTGTTTCGAgtttgttgcagacaggccatgagtagccaatgtgatttataggatatttatttgtaTCAGTATATTTCCTGCCTGCAGGATGCATTGTTTTTAtctgttggctttatgtaggctatttttacatagttggcagtGGCACTAAAAGTtccttttagatttgtatcattttcatttagattcaTTTTGTAGAATGTAGATTAACCACAGACAATGCTTTTTAGATATAAAGACTATTATacattaaatgaaactgttccacgaataTGTGCCTATGAaattgattggtcaaaagaaaaGACTACTCTTGGTCGAGcaagatgtttttgttgttgtgtacagcactagtagaaatgcaggaaattagcatTAGATGCCCCATAAAATTTAGGGAGGACCCCCAGACCCCCTGCCAGGTTAtgtcccacccccacacacacacttctaaaaccaaagtggtGCCGCTTGTGTTTTGGCAGATTTTACCATTATTTTTGTTGATATCTGATATGAGGAAGTCTCCCTGTTGTGTAAGATCATGTAATTATCATTTCATATCCATGATTGTAGAATGTAGATTAAacacagacaatgattttgagatagaAAGACTTAAAAATTtaattaaactgttccacgaatATGTGCCgctgaaaatcataactggcacgcaggttggtagaaatggtaagataaatagGCACATAGAATGTGAGAAATATGGCTGTATGGAgaaatacatgtttaaaaattTAGACAAATCGATTGGTCGACCAAGGCGCATTTTATCCATGCTTCTGATATCAGGAAGTCTCCCTGTTCTGTAGGATCATGTAACTAACATCTCATATCAATGATTTTATGTGCATTACAGTTTCTAAAAACTGCCCTTCGAATCTGCTGGAGGTTAAGTCCATAAATGACAGGGTTAAAGACAGGTGGTATAACAAGGAATTGTATGGCCATTGCATTACGCATATTTAGTGTAATATTTACATTATTCCACCCTTGCAAATTGTCAAACAGGGTCACTGTGATGAACATAAATATTGTTATTAAATGTGCCACACATGTCTGTGTGAACTTAATCCTTCCCTTAGCTGACTTTACACAAGTCCTTACAATCTGACTGTAAGAAAATACAATGAAAAATATCTGTAAAACATGAACCACTATCAAACATTTGTTCACATTCTGATTGATTGTAATGGGTAAACATGCATGTTTCAGTATAGACGGATTGTCACAGAAGATCTTATCAATGCGAGATCCACACAAAGGAAGTCTGACGGTTAAACTAACCGCAATGAGTCCTGCAAATAAAGGATAACACCAAGAAAATAAGAGTAACTTTCTAACAGTTAAAGATGTCACAATGGTATGATATAGTAGTGGTCTGCATATTGCCACATACCTGTCGTAAGACATCACTGTAAGAGTAGAAATTTCACACATGACAGAAGTGTATATTACATAGGCTTGAGTCAAACATCCACCATAAGATATCACCTGAACATCTGACTGAACGTCCAGTAACAACTTAGGGTAGAAACCAGTGGTTCCATACAATCCATTGACACATAGACTACACAGAAAGATATACATGGGCTCATGGAGACCTTTCTCCTGAATGATTGTTATGATCAGAGTCAGATTCACAGTGATGATGAGAAGGTATGTGATAAGAGACAAGATAAAATAGACCGATTTGTTGTTAAACGTCTCTTGTAAGCCAAAGAGATAAAAGAACTTGACTTGGGTTGAGTTCTCCATAGCTTTTTGTTAATTTTCTTCCTCTGGTCAATGCAAAAATTCTTAGTCCTTACAAGAATTGAGTGTGTATGGATGTGAATGAATTCAAGAGTGAATCATTTGATTCTGTGTAAGCTCAGAAAGCTGTGTCCATGAAATGTCTTCTTGCTTGAGAGGGGGATACTGCTCTAATAACTTGTCCTTCTGGCCTCTAAATATATCATAGTGTAAACTCACATGGGATTGTAGTTTCAGTGTCAACAT from Salmo trutta chromosome 26, fSalTru1.1, whole genome shotgun sequence includes the following:
- the LOC115162820 gene encoding olfactory receptor 1D2, with product MENSTQVKFFYLFGLQETFNNKSVYFILSLITYLLIITVNLTLIITIIQEKGLHEPMYIFLCSLCVNGLYGTTGFYPKLLLDVQSDVQVISYGGCLTQAYVIYTSVMCEISTLTVMSYDRYVAICRPLLYHTIVTSLTVRKLLLFSWCYPLFAGLIAVSLTVRLPLCGSRIDKIFCDNPSILKHACLPITINQNVNKCLIVVHVLQIFFIVFSYSQIVRTCVKSAKGRIKFTQTCVAHLITIFMFITVTLFDNLQGWNNVNITLNMRNAMAIQFLVIPPVFNPVIYGLNLQQIRRAVFRNCNAHKIIDMRC